The following coding sequences lie in one Hydrogenophaga sp. PBL-H3 genomic window:
- a CDS encoding tartrate dehydrogenase codes for MKTYAIATIPGDGIGKEVVPAGQQVLEALAATSHAFRFQFEDFDWGGDHYREHGVMMPANGLDALRHKDAILFGSAGDPDIPDHITLWGLRLKICQGFDQYANVRPTRILPGIDAPLKRCKPEDLNWVIVRENSEGEYSGVGGRVHQGHPIEAATDVTMMTRVGVERVMRFAFKLAQSRPRKQLTVITKSNAQRHAMVMWDEIALEISREFPDVKWDKEIVDAATARMVNRPATLDTIVATNLHADILSDLAAALAGSLGIAPTGNIDPERRYPSMFEPIHGSAFDIMGKGLANPIGTFWSCVMLLEHLGEMDAAKRLMSAIEQVTANPALHTGDLGGKATTAQVTQAVCDLLGVREQRLAA; via the coding sequence ATGAAGACCTACGCCATTGCAACGATTCCTGGAGACGGTATCGGCAAGGAAGTGGTGCCCGCCGGCCAGCAGGTGCTGGAGGCGCTGGCCGCCACCAGCCATGCCTTTCGCTTCCAGTTCGAAGATTTCGACTGGGGCGGTGACCACTACCGCGAACACGGCGTGATGATGCCGGCCAATGGCCTGGACGCGCTGCGCCACAAGGACGCGATCCTGTTCGGCTCGGCGGGCGACCCGGACATTCCCGACCACATCACGCTGTGGGGCCTGCGCCTGAAGATCTGCCAGGGCTTCGACCAGTACGCCAACGTGCGCCCCACGCGCATCCTGCCCGGCATCGACGCACCGCTCAAGCGCTGCAAGCCCGAGGACCTGAACTGGGTGATCGTGCGCGAGAATTCCGAGGGCGAATACTCGGGCGTGGGCGGCCGCGTGCACCAGGGCCACCCCATCGAAGCCGCCACCGACGTGACCATGATGACCCGCGTGGGGGTGGAGCGTGTCATGCGCTTTGCCTTCAAGCTGGCGCAATCGCGGCCCCGCAAGCAGCTCACCGTGATCACCAAGAGCAACGCCCAGCGCCACGCCATGGTGATGTGGGACGAGATCGCGCTGGAGATTTCCCGCGAGTTCCCGGATGTGAAGTGGGACAAGGAAATCGTGGACGCCGCCACCGCCCGCATGGTGAACCGCCCGGCCACGCTGGACACCATCGTGGCCACCAACCTGCACGCCGACATCCTGAGCGATCTGGCCGCCGCGCTGGCCGGCAGCCTGGGCATTGCGCCCACCGGCAACATCGACCCCGAGCGCCGCTACCCCAGCATGTTCGAGCCCATCCACGGCTCGGCCTTCGACATCATGGGCAAGGGCCTGGCCAACCCGATCGGTACCTTCTGGAGTTGCGTGATGCTGCTGGAACACCTGGGTGAGATGGATGCGGCCAAGCGCCTCATGAGCGCCATCGAACAGGTCACGGCCAACCCCGCGCTGCACACCGGCGACCTCGGCGGCAAGGCCACCACCGCACAAGTCACCCAGGCCGTGTGCGATCTGCTCGGCGTGCGTGAACAACGCCTGGCCGCCTGA